TGCCACAAGAAACGATCCCTGTGTCTCTGATCTGTGGACATGTCTTGATCAGCCGCAGCCTGTAATCTCCCAGCACCTTGCCGTTTTAAAAGAGCAGAACATAGTAGAAGCAGATGTCCAGGGGAACAAACGTACATACAGACTTGCAGATGACTTTGTAAAGCAAATACTTGAGACAATCATAGAAAAAGAAGGCCTTATCTCAAATCAATAAAACCGAACGTCGGTACCGCACCCCACAAGGTAAAACAGGCAGAAGGGTGCGTCCCTCCTGCCTGTGGCACATAAAAAGCACAAAAACATAGAAAACTACAAATCTGCGGGGATAGTCCACACAGGCACAAAATATGTTTTTTAAGAATTATTTCAGATTGACAGTAAACTTGGCACCCAAATAGTACACAAAACCCATTCCATCAGATAACTCCGGAACCATAAGCCCCATAGCACCGCCACCCAGACGGAAATTATTGGTAATATTAAACCATAAGGACAAATCCGGCATAAAAACCTTACCGCTCTGAAAATCGTTGGCAAGCCCAAACATACCAAAGAATCCGCCGCCCATTTGACCTAGCACGCTAAAGCGCCAGATATCGGCCTCGATAAAAGCATTGGGCCAGAAGATAGTCTCCAAGATAAAGGTAAAAAATCTTGCACCCACACCGATTTTTACAGGCATATCCGGAAACTGAAAATAAATCCCTGCCTCAGGAAAAGGTAGCCAGTACTTATCAAAGAATTCCGCAGATTCCTTGGATATGGTGGTACTGCCTCCGACAGAAGCACCCAGACCGCGCGGAAAATCAACACCCATATCCAGCCTTACTTGTGAAAAAGCAAAAACACAGCTAAAAACAAGAAGAAATATAATAGCAAGTTTTCTCATAACACACCTCCATGTAAAAACCACACTATAAATTCAATATACCACGATTTTTTAAAAAAACACACAAAAATATATGATATTCTTATCAATAGAAAAACACTGATTATCGTGAGAATAAAAAAAAAGGCTGCCTGAGCAGCCCTATATGTTTTTACTAGAATCTTGCAATAAAATCCATAATAGTAGATGCAAAATCGAGCAAAGAAGTGCCAAAATCGGTAACAGTAGTAACATTGTTAAAAACATTTGTAGTAGTCTGCCATGCATTGTCTCCTGCATATATCATTGTTCCAGGCTCGATAACAGGAGTATCCAAAGTAACCTTTGTCAAGTTTCCAAGCTCATCCACAAAAAACAGGGCATCGATTGAGCCCGTGCTGGGGTTTATACCTCTTGCAAGTTTGATATAATCTCCCACAGTGTAGCCTGCAACAAAAGCAAAGGCATCGGAATTGTTTACATTTCCTCCCACAATAACTTTGAGCGGCTTTATAGGTACTACAAAATAGTCGCCCGCATTGAGCTGTACGTCTAGAGATTTGTCACGAGTATTCCAGAGTGCATCCATATGCACAACAGGCTGTCTTGTGCCATCCTGACGCACAATAACCGCACGGTCCATATCTGCATACGGAGTTGGTCCTCCTAGCACTTCTAGCACTTCTAATACACTAAGCCCCTCATGATAGGGCAGGCTAAAACGTATTGGTGTATCGGGAATTTTTTTGGGCTCTGGCTTTATGTTTTGGCTGCCATAAAAAGCACCTTCTATGACTACCTCTCCTTTACCGGATGTGTTGGAGCTTATTATAATCTGGTCTCCATTTTGTAGAATAGTGTCTGTTGCTTCTTTTTCTGATACCGCCCTTGATGTATATCTTCCGTCCTGAGAAAGGCTTATTATGGTGATGTTGTCGCTGTTAGCGCCCGGAGCAAGACCCCCTGCAAAAGAAAGTATGGTCTTGAGGTTGTCACCTTCTGTAAGCTCAAAGGTCCCTGGATTGATAACAGCACCCTGCACTACAACTCCTGAGTTAGCAATAGGTACTCTTATCTTATCTCCGGGGATAAGACGAGGATTTTGCTTCTCGTCGCCAAAGGCTACAAAAGAAAGTAGGTCGTATGTCTTTGTTTCTCCGTCTCTGGTAAGTTCTATGCGTCTTAAAGATGCGTTGTCTCTAGGGCCTCCCGCAGCACCTACTGCCTCGTACAGGCTCATGAGAGAAAAAGCCGTGATTCTTCCTGGTGTCTTAACAGCACCGTAAACTCCAACATCAAATACCGCAGGAACCGTAAGACGAAAGTCTACATATTGGATGGAAAACTTTTGCTTTATGGTATCTATAATGTTTCTTCTTATTTCATAGAAGGTCTTTCCCTCTGTGTTTACGGTTCCTATAAAGGGAACTTCCATGGTATAATCTTGCTGCAGAGGGATATTGATGTTCTTTATGTCATTGCCGTTTAACAGCCCGCCCAGAGCTACGGATAGGGTGTAAACATCCCCGGGAACAGGCCTGTAATCCTTGATATGCTGGATTTTCTGTGCAACTTCTTCTTTTGATATTGCAAAGACAGAGGCTGTTACAAAAAGCAGCAGAATGATAATTATAGTCGCTTTTTTCATAAAAGAATGCTAACAAAAATCTTGTGTATAGGCAACATAGAAAAAAGTAAATAGCCTGTACTGTTTTTAGTGATGTATTTTCTTGTTTTAGAAGTATCGCTTATGGTCCTATAGCTGTTTTTTTGATGTTTTTCTTTTTTATTTGCCAAAGGCAGGAGGAGCTGCGGGTGTGCTTTTATTTTTACAAGTTGCAGCTCCGACGTTCGGTATGGGGTATGGAAAGAGGAATGGTTTTGTGATAGTGTATGTTTACGTAAACAGAAAGGAGTTTCTATGGACTTTTATTTTAATGACGATGCCGCAAGGCGGATTGATGAGGATGTGAGATGTATTGTTTCTTCTCTAAGTCTGCATCAGAAGGTCATGCTTTTGTCAGGAAAAGATTATTGGTCTACGTGGGCTTTCCCCGAGGCTGGGCTTGATGCTGTTGTCATGACTGACGGGCCCAATGGTGTCAGGATTGGTAATGAGAGCAGCAGTCGTCCCAAGG
This sequence is a window from Spirochaetia bacterium 38H-sp. Protein-coding genes within it:
- a CDS encoding SLBB domain-containing protein, with the protein product MKKATIIIILLLFVTASVFAISKEEVAQKIQHIKDYRPVPGDVYTLSVALGGLLNGNDIKNINIPLQQDYTMEVPFIGTVNTEGKTFYEIRRNIIDTIKQKFSIQYVDFRLTVPAVFDVGVYGAVKTPGRITAFSLMSLYEAVGAAGGPRDNASLRRIELTRDGETKTYDLLSFVAFGDEKQNPRLIPGDKIRVPIANSGVVVQGAVINPGTFELTEGDNLKTILSFAGGLAPGANSDNITIISLSQDGRYTSRAVSEKEATDTILQNGDQIIISSNTSGKGEVVIEGAFYGSQNIKPEPKKIPDTPIRFSLPYHEGLSVLEVLEVLGGPTPYADMDRAVIVRQDGTRQPVVHMDALWNTRDKSLDVQLNAGDYFVVPIKPLKVIVGGNVNNSDAFAFVAGYTVGDYIKLARGINPSTGSIDALFFVDELGNLTKVTLDTPVIEPGTMIYAGDNAWQTTTNVFNNVTTVTDFGTSLLDFASTIMDFIARF
- a CDS encoding metalloregulator ArsR/SmtB family transcription factor; the protein is MRELLCEKEEAIDRYSRILKACGHPIRLKLLCLIATRNDPCVSDLWTCLDQPQPVISQHLAVLKEQNIVEADVQGNKRTYRLADDFVKQILETIIEKEGLISNQ